Part of the Xiphophorus couchianus chromosome 2, X_couchianus-1.0, whole genome shotgun sequence genome, AAACCCAGGCAATTTTTGTGGCTATATTTCTGGCTAAGAATTTTCTTGCTGCGTTGACTAATCAGTTGAAAAGCATCCATTGTGTGTCAGAATGTCAGTGCAAGACTGGCCTTTGGCCCCTGGCTACTAGTTTTACTTTACTACCAGCTTTCATGTGCCATCTCCTCATAAAATAGCCCATATAACTTGACAGTATCATAAAACTCTGGTTCATGAATATGGTACCAGCAGGACAGATGCATTATAGGCCTCTTGTACAGCACATTAAGCTATATATAATATCCATCCAGATGAAGAATGCATAGTGGTGAAGGattgcagatttattttgttctgtgaaATTTTCAGAAAAGGAATCCTTTCCAATTTTAAAAGGCTGGGAGGTGAGCCAGCAAAGTTCAGCCACATCAATTCAGGTTGTTCCCTGTCTTACCCAGCAGTTTGTGATTTCTGTTGTTTGACTAATTGTCTTAAATAAAATACCCAAGAGAAAACAAAGTGACATCTATCCACCTATCTATCTTCTATACCCACTTGTCCTGGCAGAGTCTCCACTGTCTTTGAGCAAAAGGCAGGACACATTCTGAACAGATCGCCAATGTATCACaggacaaaacagaaacacacaggaaagggaaggaagccagagtaccagGAGAGAACTCATGCATGCACAAGGAGAATTCTTGCAAAACTTGCTTTAAATTCAGTATTGGTCATtttcctttaacattttttttcaagataACAGTTTGTTCAAGTGGCTCTAGAAGCACTGACTGTATTCTCAGCCCTCGCCTTATGAATCTTAAGGAGCTGACTGAGCCAGGTGCTTCTGCACCCCTTTCAAccttcatgttttcctttccCTCAACATTCCATTAATATGCTTGACACAACACTCTGTGAACACACAGCTTCTTTATCAAAGACCTTCTGGATTATCCCCCCTTGTTGAGGGTGCCATGTTCGTATTTCTGAAGAACCTAGCTACGTTTTGTTTTTCGCTAGCTCCAAACCCTAATTATCTAAATTAGCATAAACCGATAGTTCAAATAGATAACTGTttgtaattaatatatttttgagatttatttttaaaatgtaattacagaTATAAGttaatcttttaattatttattttaattctccTGCATGTTTGCTTGTATTACCTCATTAAAACCTgcaggcaaacatttttttaaataattttaacacgGCATTGAGATCAGTTTATTTAAtcacacgcgcacacaccccTCCTGTGGTTCTACACCTCCTATCCTGTGTGGGCTGCAGGTTCTTAGCAAAGACCGCATTTATAATATGCAAAACTCCAACAAAATATGGCACTGTTCTAAAGTGACAGCATTGACCTTATCAAGATCTAAGGGCtcatagaaaatatttttaaactaacaaCACGCCTTCATTCAAAATGCACTATGtgttagaaaatagaaaaaggtAATTCTCAATCACGCCTGTCATGAAGGGGAGGAGCTGTCAATCATAGGCCATCAGTTGCTCTGTAAAGGTTAAcagttgctgaaatgtgcaggAACCCacagtaataacattttgcTCGGGCTATGAAACATTAACTTCTCATGTGATTTGTTCTCAGCATGCTTCCTTTTTCTGTCATCACATAGCAGACAATAGAGCATGAATCCAGATCATGTTTGTTTGCAGGTGACATACCCAGTGAGAGTCTTCTTCCTGCTTGGCGTGGAAATTCTGATCGTCACAAATGCTGCCGGCGGCCTCAATGGTAGTTACAGTGTGGGCGACATCATGCTAATCAAGGATCACATCAACATGCCTGGCTTTGCTGGTCAGAATCCTCTGTGTGGACACAATGACACAAGGTAGAGCAGAAATGCATAATGCAATCTGACATTGTGCCTAGTACACTGAAGTATGACACATTCATTTACTGTTGCTGCAGGTTTGGAGTGCGTTTCCCTTGCATGTCTGATGCATATGACAGAGAGCTGAGGGTCCTGGCTAAGGAAACAGCGGAGGAGCATGGCTGTGGGAGCTTCCTCCAGGAAGGCACTTACTGCATGCTGGCCGGACCAACATACGAGACAATTGCGGAGTGCAGAGCTCTGCAGAAGCTCGGGGCTGACGCTGTGGGTGGGTACAGCGGAAGCTCCCTCCAAGAGATATCTGCTTTggagatttatttaaattaattacagacttttagataaatatgaatactttgtttttataaggACAGACAGTGCACACACGAGATATTCAAACTGCATGTAAATGTGGTCTGCACTTTGACTATATGGAACAGGAAGTACCAGCAAACAAAGCAGGATTACCAGAATGTAAATGAGCAAGTTGCTTGTAGATCTGTAACAGCGGGACAGAAAAGCctaattatttaagttttagCCAGATGAACTTTGTTGAGAATATTTAAAGCCAAAATGGTGGTAACATGTAAAATCTACAACTCTTGCTTTAGTCTCAGAACATCTAAAAGATGTCTGCGTAATTTAAATGCTACTATTTGCGTCTCTTTCAATAGCAGCATGTTCTTCCTGTCCAGGTATGAGCACCGTTCCTGAGGTGGTGGTGGCTCGTCACTGCGGACTGCGTGTTTTGGGTCTGTCCCTTATCACCAACAAGGTTGTGATAGATTATGACAGCAGTGAAAAAGCAAACCACGAGGAAGTGCTGAAGACAACTGAGCATCGGGCCAACGACCTTCAGAGGCTTGTTGGTCAGCTTATCCCTAAGCTCTAATATCTTCCGATCAGAGATCTGCTCTAACAACAAAAAGCACTATAGTTTCTTAGCTTTGATCAAAAGGTGCAAATGGGAAatcttcaaaaatacaaatacttttaataaTAGGCCTGCATAATGATCTTTAACAATTCAAAGGTTGCAAGTATATAAAGAAGGGTTCTATGGggcatatatacatatatatatgcataATCTATTTGCTTGCTAATGGCATTGCTACTCCATGTATGATTTAAGATTTAAGACTATTTACTGCTAGACTATTTTCTGCTATTTACAGGAGTGAAGGGTGATTATTTGTAATTAACAATGCACACGGctaaaaacattgtgaaaacaaacaaatgttattaCTTTAACAACAACTGCCCTTTCATGTGTACCAAGCAAGAACTGACCCACAATTAGCTCAAGAACAAGTTTGTTcagaaaaccaaagaaaagtgaagaaaataattttttaaacgtTTCAGTCTGTTTTGGAAAACTCCAGTACCTACCGAGACATTCTGGAACAGCCTTTCaccttatttttatctttaattttatGCCTGTGGAACATAAAACAAGTCAGAATTGAAGATAGGTCATTTTGGAAATGCCTGTTTTGCAcagctaaaattatttctttttcattttaaaaatgaaatgctcACCTGAGCATCTTTTTGTCACTGGTTAAGTCCAGACATGGGACCAGATTGAAATAAGAATctattaacttaaaaaatacatctttgaTGACCTGTTTGATAGTTTTTGCACATTAATGGACATCCTCTGCAGCTTCTCGTCTCAGGTTTTACTGTTGCATCTTTTATATACTGACTAAAGTAATTTACATCAAGTTGCACTTGTATCGCTGGTGGTACGGCTCTGTAACACTGATCATAATGTGTGTCATCAGAGAAATGTCTGGGAACACAAATAAGAAATTTAGGGGGAAGCTGAATTTTGTATTTCGGAAGTTCATTCTTTGTAGTACAATTGGTGGTggtgaaatcattttaaattaccACTCAGAAACTGCACATGCAAGAACAACAACAGGAACACAGTAATGTTGTCCACAGTCGTAGTATTTCTGTTCTGACATCCGTACTGCAGGACTACTGTGTCATTCATCCTGGGCTGCCTTAAATGATCAAGCATCTAAATTGTTTGACATATTTGATGGCTAAACTTGTGTACTAGATTGAGTGTATTGGTTGTAATACATATAAGACTTTGTGCACGGTTTATAGATCTCGTTTGCCTGTAAGGAGAGTAAGTTTACAAGTCATATTACAAGTTTGGAGATAATTTTAGATCATGTTGTATAGCCATCGGTGGACTTTTGCTAAAATAGAGCTAAAGAAAGCAG contains:
- the pnp6 gene encoding purine nucleoside phosphorylase 6; amino-acid sequence: MAAASSSQCSYSYEEYKETADWLLSQTENRPKVAIICGSGLGGLAELLDDKNIFPYKDIPRFPTSTVQGHSGQLVFGKLNGHECVCMQGRFHFYEGYNIHMVTYPVRVFFLLGVEILIVTNAAGGLNGSYSVGDIMLIKDHINMPGFAGQNPLCGHNDTRFGVRFPCMSDAYDRELRVLAKETAEEHGCGSFLQEGTYCMLAGPTYETIAECRALQKLGADAVGMSTVPEVVVARHCGLRVLGLSLITNKVVIDYDSSEKANHEEVLKTTEHRANDLQRLVGQLIPKL